In the Paenibacillus pabuli genome, one interval contains:
- a CDS encoding extracellular solute-binding protein, translating to MAGILQRNKWILPTVIVAAAAGIMMLYFTSGTGVESAEVPPGSLPAIEVDAILQQTRQKRGYEQYLIQAGEASRPEVDITIEVGDYIRAEGEEVHKLMDYEGKEGVSLFTGETGEVDWVVDVPETGMYNLSAVYFPVEGKSSAIERALYIDGELPFAEAAYLQFDRVWGSEKEAAEQDNQGNDLRPKQVEKPRWMEETFQDSDGYEQAPFKFYLEKGEHTLTLKSTREPMVIRSLRLFNEKDALPYAETTGAQQTDSSGQPKDVLIRIEGEAAIAKSSPTLYPTSERSSSAVFPYSASQVRVNTIGGYNWRLPGQWIEWEVDVPESGLYHIGFTAQQNFVKGIYSTRKLTIDGEVPFAEMAKAPFRYQSDYRVDVMGGKDPYKFQLEKGKHVIRLENSLGDFAPLIRNVEDSLYNLNSMYRRILMITGTKPDEFRDYRVEKQIPNLLEVFAGESKRLKDVAAQLRLLSGQSSDQEALIKTMAQQLDEMIDKPDTIPRRLAAYKTNTGGLGTWVQQAREQPLEIDALYVTSIDRSIPDTGMGALAKIGHEAKTFYHSFFIDYNQIGNVATSDDQRTVTVWIGSGRDQANTMKAMIDETFTPESGINVNLKLVNMGTLLPATLSGEGPDVAMQIGNDLPVNFAMRNSAVDLTKFADYASVEQEFRESAIIPYVYDSGVYALPETQTFNMLFYRKDVLAELGLEVPQTWEDVESLLAILSKNHMEFGMPVVTQANMQGVNIPPNSQYATMLLQNGGSFYRNDGKESDLDSRIGIETFKQWTEFYTDYKLEREYDFANRFRTGQMPIGLTDYTMYNQLSVFAPEIRGLWGFVPVPGTVQADGTLNRDVPGGGSAVMMLESAKDQEAAWEFMKWWTSTPVQAEFGREMEGLMGAAARYPTANIKALDSLPWPAEDYANLKAQFETVKGIPEVPGGYFTGRHLFNAFYKTVVGQVEARESIMDYTQYIQDEIRIKRNEFGLP from the coding sequence ATGGCTGGAATTCTACAACGAAACAAATGGATCCTGCCTACTGTAATCGTAGCTGCAGCTGCCGGCATCATGATGCTGTATTTCACCTCCGGTACGGGTGTAGAGAGTGCAGAAGTTCCGCCTGGCAGTCTGCCTGCTATTGAGGTGGATGCGATCTTGCAGCAGACGAGGCAGAAGAGGGGATACGAACAGTATTTGATCCAGGCAGGTGAGGCATCGCGGCCAGAGGTGGATATCACCATTGAAGTGGGGGACTACATACGAGCTGAGGGTGAAGAGGTCCACAAATTGATGGATTATGAAGGCAAGGAAGGGGTCTCCTTGTTTACCGGCGAGACCGGAGAGGTCGATTGGGTTGTCGACGTGCCGGAAACCGGAATGTACAATCTCTCGGCAGTTTATTTTCCCGTAGAAGGCAAAAGTTCCGCGATTGAGCGTGCGCTGTACATTGACGGTGAACTTCCATTTGCGGAAGCCGCCTATTTGCAGTTTGACCGGGTATGGGGCAGTGAGAAAGAAGCCGCTGAGCAGGATAATCAGGGGAATGACCTCCGTCCGAAACAGGTGGAGAAACCCCGATGGATGGAAGAGACGTTCCAGGATTCGGATGGGTACGAACAGGCTCCATTCAAGTTTTATCTTGAAAAAGGGGAACACACTCTAACGCTGAAATCTACGCGTGAACCGATGGTCATTCGATCCTTGCGACTCTTCAACGAGAAGGATGCTCTTCCTTATGCGGAAACCACAGGGGCACAGCAGACGGATTCTTCCGGACAGCCCAAAGATGTTCTTATTCGGATTGAAGGAGAAGCGGCGATTGCCAAATCCTCACCAACGTTGTACCCGACCAGCGAAAGATCAAGTTCGGCAGTATTCCCTTATAGTGCTTCCCAAGTGCGGGTCAATACGATCGGTGGCTACAACTGGCGTCTGCCGGGACAGTGGATTGAGTGGGAGGTCGATGTGCCGGAGAGTGGACTTTATCATATCGGCTTTACTGCACAGCAGAATTTCGTCAAAGGTATCTATTCCACGCGCAAACTGACCATTGATGGTGAGGTCCCATTTGCCGAGATGGCGAAAGCACCTTTCCGTTACCAAAGCGACTATCGTGTGGATGTGATGGGCGGGAAGGATCCCTACAAGTTTCAACTGGAAAAAGGCAAACATGTCATACGGCTGGAGAACAGCCTTGGTGACTTCGCCCCACTTATTCGCAATGTAGAGGATAGCCTATACAACCTGAATTCCATGTACCGGCGAATTCTGATGATTACAGGCACCAAACCGGATGAATTCCGGGATTACCGGGTGGAAAAGCAGATCCCGAACCTGCTGGAGGTATTCGCCGGAGAGAGTAAACGACTCAAGGACGTGGCAGCACAGCTTCGCCTTCTGTCCGGTCAGTCCAGTGATCAGGAAGCGTTAATCAAAACGATGGCCCAGCAGCTGGACGAGATGATTGACAAGCCGGATACCATTCCCAGACGGCTTGCGGCTTACAAAACCAATACGGGTGGTCTCGGAACATGGGTGCAGCAGGCACGGGAGCAGCCGCTTGAAATTGACGCCCTTTATGTCACATCCATCGACCGCAGCATTCCGGATACAGGGATGGGAGCGCTGGCGAAGATTGGTCACGAGGCCAAGACGTTCTATCATTCGTTCTTCATTGACTATAACCAAATCGGCAATGTTGCCACATCGGATGACCAGCGTACGGTGACGGTTTGGATCGGCAGTGGACGTGACCAGGCCAATACGATGAAGGCAATGATTGATGAGACCTTTACGCCGGAGAGCGGCATTAATGTCAATCTGAAGCTGGTCAACATGGGTACGCTATTGCCGGCCACGTTATCTGGTGAAGGACCGGATGTAGCGATGCAGATCGGCAATGATCTGCCGGTAAACTTTGCCATGCGGAATTCAGCGGTAGATCTGACCAAGTTTGCTGACTATGCCTCGGTGGAACAGGAGTTCAGGGAAAGTGCCATTATCCCCTACGTCTATGATTCAGGCGTGTATGCCCTACCGGAAACACAGACCTTTAACATGTTGTTTTACCGGAAAGACGTGCTCGCAGAGTTAGGGCTTGAAGTACCTCAAACGTGGGAAGATGTCGAGAGCCTGCTGGCCATTCTGAGCAAAAATCATATGGAATTCGGCATGCCGGTTGTGACTCAGGCCAATATGCAGGGCGTCAACATTCCGCCCAACTCGCAGTACGCAACCATGCTGCTTCAGAATGGGGGATCCTTCTATCGTAATGATGGCAAGGAATCCGATCTGGATTCCCGTATCGGGATCGAGACGTTTAAGCAGTGGACGGAGTTCTATACCGATTACAAGCTGGAGAGGGAATATGATTTTGCCAACCGCTTCAGAACAGGGCAGATGCCGATCGGTCTGACAGATTACACCATGTATAACCAGTTGTCCGTATTTGCACCGGAAATTCGTGGACTGTGGGGCTTCGTTCCTGTCCCGGGTACGGTACAGGCGGATGGGACACTCAATCGGGACGTTCCCGGCGGTGGCAGCGCAGTCATGATGCTCGAGAGCGCCAAGGATCAGGAAGCCGCGTGGGAGTTCATGAAATGGTGGACCAGCACACCCGTACAGGCTGAATTCGGCCGTGAGATGGAAGGACTGATGGGCGCTGCTGCGCGCTATCCAACCGCCAACATCAAGGCGCTTGATTCGCTGCCGTGGCCTGCTGAAGATTATGCCAATCTTAAGGCGCAATTCGAAACGGTGAAGGGAATCCCCGAAGTGCCTGGCGGTTATTTTACCGGACGCCATCTGTTTAATGCCTTTTACAAAACGGTTGTTGGCCAAGTGGAAGCCAGAGAATCCATTATGGACTACACCCAGTATATTCAGGACGAGATTCGGATCAAACGTAATGAATTTGGTCTTCCGTAA
- a CDS encoding ABC transporter substrate-binding protein, whose translation MIRKWNVLPLMLLAVMLFVSACSGGGTAQNGTDSGGAANSGNTTATAETETEGEAEEVATNVPDLGGRVIKVAAWWDLKPAGETASDKARLDKIAEVEKKYNVKIEFVNVPFEEYMNKFTTTALAGEPFADIVQMEYKSALPAILKGQLLPLSEFTTAENNINQEANLITKYPAIAGEYYSFDNPISIGLGLHYNRDLFKKMSLPDPQELYNQGEWNWEKFMELAKQATKDTDNDGKIDVYGFSGWPIDVLRHFTAANGGTIVDDENSKEGLSDPKTIEAAEFVKRLYNVENVVKVKTGDKTNWEESNTFKDGDVALFTAAEWQLGDITFAAGVVPIPNGPQGSKDVTYANNAASAKFIPKGVEDPKIVYQIYEETYDIPQIEEYPGQDYLESRYTDEKDIAMIREHIAGTGRILLDDAYTGYPIGDYVNDIIKNNASVTATAEKYKAQAQAAVDKLGKQ comes from the coding sequence ATGATTAGAAAATGGAACGTTCTGCCGCTGATGTTATTGGCCGTAATGCTTTTTGTATCCGCTTGCAGTGGAGGTGGGACAGCACAAAATGGCACAGACTCAGGGGGGGCGGCCAATTCGGGCAATACGACCGCAACCGCCGAGACAGAGACAGAAGGCGAGGCAGAAGAGGTTGCGACAAATGTACCCGATTTGGGTGGACGTGTCATTAAGGTTGCTGCCTGGTGGGATCTGAAGCCAGCGGGGGAGACAGCTTCGGATAAGGCCCGTCTCGATAAGATTGCTGAAGTCGAGAAGAAATATAACGTGAAAATCGAGTTTGTAAATGTCCCATTTGAAGAATACATGAATAAATTCACAACGACTGCACTGGCTGGCGAACCATTCGCAGACATCGTCCAGATGGAATACAAATCCGCACTTCCCGCCATCCTCAAAGGGCAATTGCTCCCGCTCTCCGAATTCACCACAGCTGAGAACAACATCAACCAGGAGGCCAACCTGATCACGAAATATCCCGCCATCGCCGGCGAGTACTACTCATTCGATAATCCGATCAGCATCGGTCTGGGTCTCCACTATAACCGTGACCTGTTTAAGAAAATGTCGCTGCCTGATCCACAGGAGCTCTATAACCAAGGCGAGTGGAATTGGGAAAAATTCATGGAACTGGCCAAACAGGCAACCAAAGATACGGATAACGACGGCAAAATTGACGTGTACGGATTCTCCGGCTGGCCGATCGACGTACTTCGTCACTTTACCGCTGCCAATGGCGGCACGATTGTAGATGACGAAAATTCTAAAGAAGGGTTGTCCGACCCCAAAACCATTGAGGCTGCCGAATTCGTTAAACGACTGTATAACGTGGAGAATGTCGTGAAGGTCAAGACGGGCGACAAAACCAACTGGGAGGAGAGCAATACATTCAAGGATGGAGATGTTGCTTTATTCACCGCCGCTGAATGGCAGCTGGGCGATATTACCTTCGCCGCTGGTGTAGTTCCCATTCCGAACGGACCTCAGGGCAGCAAGGATGTGACGTACGCCAACAACGCAGCCTCTGCGAAGTTCATTCCCAAAGGTGTAGAAGATCCTAAGATTGTCTACCAGATTTATGAAGAGACCTATGATATCCCACAGATTGAGGAGTATCCGGGTCAGGATTATCTGGAGAGCCGCTATACCGACGAAAAGGACATTGCCATGATTCGCGAGCATATTGCCGGAACGGGACGTATCCTTTTGGATGATGCCTACACAGGATATCCAATCGGAGATTATGTGAACGACATCATTAAAAACAACGCGTCCGTTACAGCGACAGCTGAGAAATATAAGGCCCAGGCCCAAGCGGCAGTTGATAAACTTGGCAAGCAATAA
- a CDS encoding LacI family DNA-binding transcriptional regulator — protein MMKTKVTIQEIAHFTGLSKFAVSRALSGKSGVSDQTRDIILKAAGKLGYFKDNSLLSGDMNNSNELHDPQNMRWSGTILILFPNVRYQNQESVYWGPVFNGISSRLNHKGINILTLTEPSADQLFTLLNPDAIRGIITVGSISTPILLEIKRLGIPVVMVDHLDPVFHSDSIFTDNFASMREIMLYLLRKGFKSFQFVGNISDAHSFYERWIAYSSVLMGNGIEMNQIPELCSPAVDDFRKTFTSVVHEANLPEVFVCANDFSALYTIEALESMGITVPDQCVVTGFDNLYDNIPVLATVNVNKELLGARAVDQMLWRIVNPESNVEKKLIMADVLIREQYSRHSG, from the coding sequence ATGATGAAGACGAAGGTAACAATTCAGGAAATTGCACATTTTACGGGTCTGTCAAAATTTGCGGTTTCACGTGCGCTCTCGGGTAAATCCGGTGTGAGTGATCAGACACGTGACATTATCCTCAAGGCCGCTGGCAAACTTGGATATTTCAAAGATAATAGCTTGTTATCTGGCGATATGAACAACAGCAATGAACTTCACGACCCTCAAAACATGCGGTGGAGCGGAACGATCCTCATTTTGTTTCCCAATGTCCGTTACCAGAACCAGGAATCCGTCTACTGGGGGCCTGTCTTTAACGGGATATCATCCAGACTGAACCATAAAGGGATTAATATTCTCACCCTGACGGAGCCTTCTGCGGACCAATTATTTACCCTGCTGAACCCGGATGCCATTCGGGGCATTATTACAGTCGGTTCGATATCGACACCCATTTTGCTGGAAATCAAGCGTCTGGGAATCCCTGTCGTTATGGTGGATCATCTCGATCCGGTCTTCCACAGTGACAGCATTTTTACGGACAACTTTGCTTCCATGCGTGAAATCATGCTATATCTCCTTCGCAAGGGTTTCAAAAGCTTCCAATTTGTCGGGAATATCAGCGATGCTCACAGCTTCTATGAACGATGGATCGCGTACAGTTCTGTGCTTATGGGCAACGGTATAGAAATGAATCAGATCCCGGAGTTGTGCAGCCCAGCCGTCGATGATTTCCGCAAAACGTTTACGTCGGTGGTTCATGAGGCCAACTTGCCAGAGGTGTTTGTATGTGCTAATGACTTCTCCGCGCTCTACACCATTGAAGCACTGGAGAGCATGGGAATAACCGTCCCTGATCAATGTGTTGTCACCGGTTTTGATAATTTGTACGACAATATTCCGGTACTCGCCACAGTCAACGTAAATAAGGAATTGCTTGGTGCGCGTGCAGTGGATCAGATGTTGTGGCGCATTGTAAACCCCGAAAGTAATGTGGAGAAAAAGCTGATTATGGCTGACGTCCTCATTCGGGAGCAATATAGCCGGCATAGCGGGTAG
- a CDS encoding DUF4272 domain-containing protein — MRNCALYSSQFDLDQLFELIQSIYPEDQIVRKEDKTHIQVIRKKWLSKKTKGFNIMTSQTHPEEFISMIQGMMGFLSQIEGRNPALQEKVLIKCSTLNMVVGIETEEDISEEFFHELLKLAQGLDAVIFWGGGSLLSAQGQLLLDVHGESEVEDYQVTAHTSLLDDVRPPSESGTRRKEKSESILAEQGIPFNVHLPARAGDEHTTIRSVEEVAQRAVALCIAALKGECLGAGESAEDTAALVQEVIDKYDAASFFSPAEKRFIEQHGAQQQEVITFSWGYEAYHVMLWALGYVGELGAPVELCNVGQAVSHLQQKDSFEDFLTSASLRSKSEILDAADLIYRYNWVCVNSRINDQTPPGGLNSGVAYERHRALNWLICYMDQAWDDVRTDT, encoded by the coding sequence ATGAGAAACTGCGCATTATACAGCTCCCAGTTTGACCTGGATCAGCTGTTTGAACTTATTCAATCCATCTATCCAGAGGATCAGATCGTACGTAAAGAAGACAAGACCCATATTCAGGTTATACGCAAAAAGTGGCTCAGCAAGAAAACCAAGGGCTTCAATATCATGACGAGTCAGACACACCCCGAAGAATTCATCTCGATGATCCAGGGCATGATGGGGTTTCTGAGTCAGATCGAAGGACGTAATCCGGCACTGCAGGAGAAAGTACTGATCAAATGCTCGACCCTGAACATGGTCGTTGGCATTGAGACCGAAGAGGATATATCGGAGGAGTTCTTCCATGAGTTATTGAAGCTTGCTCAAGGACTGGATGCGGTTATTTTCTGGGGAGGGGGCTCCCTGCTGAGTGCACAAGGACAGCTATTGCTGGATGTTCATGGAGAATCCGAGGTAGAGGATTATCAAGTGACAGCGCACACCAGTCTTCTGGATGATGTTAGACCACCGTCCGAGTCCGGCACTCGGCGCAAAGAAAAATCCGAGTCCATTCTGGCGGAACAGGGCATTCCATTCAATGTGCATTTACCCGCAAGGGCCGGAGACGAGCATACAACGATCCGAAGTGTGGAAGAAGTGGCACAACGAGCGGTAGCTCTATGTATTGCTGCACTCAAGGGTGAATGTCTCGGTGCGGGGGAAAGTGCAGAGGACACGGCAGCACTCGTTCAGGAAGTCATCGACAAGTACGACGCTGCCTCATTTTTCTCCCCGGCAGAGAAAAGGTTTATCGAGCAGCATGGAGCACAGCAGCAGGAAGTCATCACCTTTTCGTGGGGATACGAAGCCTACCATGTCATGCTGTGGGCACTTGGCTATGTCGGCGAGCTGGGAGCTCCAGTAGAGCTGTGTAATGTTGGACAGGCCGTAAGTCATTTGCAGCAAAAGGACAGCTTTGAGGATTTCCTCACGAGTGCATCCCTGCGGAGCAAGAGTGAAATTCTCGATGCGGCCGACCTGATCTACCGTTACAACTGGGTATGTGTTAACAGCCGCATTAATGACCAAACACCTCCCGGAGGATTGAATAGTGGAGTGGCTTATGAACGCCACCGTGCATTGAATTGGCTGATTTGTTATATGGATCAGGCATGGGACGATGTACGGACAGATACGTAA
- a CDS encoding RtcB family protein, giving the protein MRIVDNIKVWGEPLENAVSQAVTCSQHGDVLGVALMADHHKGYSQPIGGVVAYRNMISPSGVGYDIACGNKAVRTNLMWEDIKDQIAVIMDDINANVSFGVGRNNPTPVDHELFDDASWKLFDSIEPGLQHKLITLARNQLGTVGSGNHFVDIFVEELTGKVWIANHFGSRGFGHKVASGFLNLAAGREFSGKAPGESMDQPPTLFDLNSEMGEMYWDGMTLAGRYAYAGRDYVIEQVLGILGASTEYSVHNHHNFAWKEQHMGEDVVVVRKGATPLAPGQLGFVGGSMGDISVIVEGIHSEGNTESYRSTVHGAGRTMSRTQAAGKMNYKLRTRMGGEISEEQMHAAIRAYGVELRGAGTDESPFVYKNLQDVLNAHADTLKINHILRPVGVAMAGGNEFDPYKD; this is encoded by the coding sequence ATGAGAATCGTGGATAACATCAAAGTATGGGGGGAGCCGTTGGAGAATGCGGTAAGTCAGGCAGTGACGTGTTCGCAGCATGGAGATGTGCTTGGTGTTGCGCTGATGGCTGACCATCACAAAGGATACTCACAACCGATCGGAGGTGTGGTCGCCTACCGTAACATGATCAGTCCTTCTGGCGTTGGATACGATATTGCCTGCGGCAACAAGGCGGTACGCACCAATCTCATGTGGGAGGATATCAAGGATCAGATTGCCGTTATTATGGATGATATCAATGCAAACGTATCGTTCGGCGTGGGGCGCAATAATCCAACTCCGGTTGACCACGAACTGTTTGATGATGCGAGTTGGAAGCTGTTCGATTCGATTGAACCTGGCCTGCAGCACAAATTGATAACACTCGCACGCAACCAGCTGGGTACTGTGGGCAGCGGCAACCACTTTGTGGATATTTTCGTAGAGGAATTGACGGGCAAAGTATGGATTGCGAATCATTTCGGCAGTCGTGGGTTCGGTCATAAAGTCGCGAGCGGATTCCTCAATCTGGCTGCCGGGCGTGAGTTCAGCGGGAAAGCACCCGGAGAATCCATGGATCAGCCGCCAACGTTGTTTGACTTGAACAGCGAAATGGGCGAAATGTATTGGGATGGAATGACCCTTGCAGGCCGATACGCTTATGCAGGCCGGGATTACGTCATAGAACAGGTACTGGGTATTCTTGGAGCGAGTACGGAGTACTCGGTGCATAACCATCATAACTTTGCTTGGAAAGAACAGCATATGGGCGAAGATGTGGTGGTAGTCCGCAAGGGAGCAACTCCGCTGGCACCCGGGCAGCTTGGTTTTGTCGGAGGCAGCATGGGAGATATCTCCGTGATTGTCGAGGGGATTCACAGCGAGGGGAATACGGAATCCTACCGCAGCACCGTGCATGGAGCTGGACGAACCATGAGTCGTACCCAGGCTGCCGGCAAAATGAATTACAAGCTGCGCACCCGCATGGGCGGGGAGATCAGTGAAGAACAGATGCATGCGGCCATTCGTGCGTATGGTGTCGAGCTGAGGGGGGCAGGCACGGACGAAAGTCCGTTTGTGTATAAAAATCTGCAGGACGTCTTGAATGCTCATGCAGATACCTTGAAAATCAATCATATTCTGCGCCCTGTCGGCGTTGCCATGGCTGGTGGCAATGAATTTGATCCATATAAGGACTAA
- a CDS encoding DUF6773 family protein — protein sequence MKWFKKKGNQDERIVNLKNKVYKEAYILIMYLCGISILVKSFFQWETYSMLTELIVILAGSIYFGVRSVMLGIYSDEVEVHDQTSKMSYSQRNVITGLIIGISMALFLGIRSSVLFADTAHEKWWYFFLVFIFSLLLYIPLFAGFNVIVHHFANKASQKAANKDQCDS from the coding sequence ATGAAATGGTTCAAAAAAAAGGGCAATCAGGATGAGCGTATCGTCAATCTCAAAAACAAGGTGTACAAGGAAGCTTACATATTAATTATGTATCTATGCGGCATCTCCATCTTGGTCAAAAGTTTTTTCCAATGGGAAACGTATTCCATGTTGACGGAATTGATCGTCATTCTCGCAGGAAGTATTTATTTCGGAGTTCGATCCGTCATGCTGGGCATTTATTCGGATGAAGTTGAGGTCCACGACCAGACAAGCAAAATGTCGTACAGCCAGCGAAACGTAATTACGGGTCTCATTATCGGTATTTCGATGGCCTTGTTCCTGGGCATAAGAAGCTCCGTTTTGTTTGCCGATACGGCGCATGAGAAGTGGTGGTATTTCTTCCTCGTGTTCATATTTTCACTGCTGCTTTACATTCCGCTCTTTGCGGGATTTAATGTCATCGTTCATCACTTTGCAAACAAGGCGAGTCAAAAGGCCGCAAATAAAGATCAGTGTGATTCATAG
- a CDS encoding helix-turn-helix transcriptional regulator — protein sequence MKNIRLKVARVEKDLSQDDLARIVGVSRQTIGLIELGKYNPSLSLCIAICKALSRTLNDLFWDEEQT from the coding sequence ATGAAGAATATACGATTGAAAGTCGCCAGAGTAGAAAAGGATCTATCGCAGGACGATTTGGCACGGATCGTTGGTGTATCGAGGCAAACCATTGGTCTCATCGAACTGGGAAAGTACAACCCATCCCTCAGCTTATGTATTGCCATATGCAAGGCACTCTCCAGAACACTGAATGATCTGTTCTGGGACGAAGAGCAAACATGA
- a CDS encoding erythromycin esterase family protein, whose amino-acid sequence MSYFRKRKTGAVLALTTVILANLLYPTGHAGAAASSTMETIHGQVTQVHSAKTSDEKIAEWNEWARDHAYRLDSIQPEKTGQEPDSFSDLEMLKPLLHDKRIVFLGESSHGVAEFNLAKTRLIQFLHQEMGYNVLAFESGLSNTSLANAKVKQQHPEQTMKNSIFGVWWSKEIMPLFDYLKTSTQTDQPLILTGIDMQLQFPLLDGNWLKDKELAKRLAQTEQKLSNFSAGTDLKAYHAEKNEIIKVYKDVLRSLKSESNQAYLQKEYPDQPKLSMLLERSLSDRIRVAREYVDLSIRAMTDMNEGKYETFMDSMEWRDQAMHDNLMWLATEVYPNEKFIVWGHNDHIRKAHSEVMGSPYPVTMMGEKLSEELKKSSYVLGLYASSGQTADNAGGLHDVEPAEPGSIEGIMSATNTPYSFLDLRYQNRETGNSWMFEPRFAYSWGMIPESLVPRDQYDGILMIDNVHPPQYIRSSSSTP is encoded by the coding sequence TTGAGCTATTTCAGAAAACGAAAAACGGGGGCTGTACTTGCACTGACTACAGTCATACTGGCAAATTTGCTCTATCCAACCGGGCATGCAGGTGCTGCAGCATCATCCACCATGGAAACTATCCACGGACAGGTAACCCAGGTGCACTCTGCGAAAACATCGGATGAGAAAATTGCAGAATGGAACGAATGGGCTAGGGATCACGCATATCGACTGGACAGCATTCAGCCGGAGAAGACGGGTCAGGAGCCCGATTCCTTCTCGGATCTGGAGATGCTGAAACCTCTGCTCCATGATAAACGAATTGTATTCCTGGGTGAAAGCTCCCATGGGGTTGCCGAATTTAATCTGGCAAAGACCCGGCTGATCCAGTTTTTGCATCAGGAAATGGGATACAACGTTCTTGCCTTTGAGAGCGGTCTCTCCAACACATCGCTGGCTAATGCCAAGGTCAAACAGCAGCATCCCGAGCAAACGATGAAAAACTCCATCTTCGGCGTCTGGTGGTCCAAGGAAATCATGCCCTTATTCGATTATCTCAAAACAAGTACACAGACCGACCAGCCCCTGATCCTCACTGGTATCGACATGCAGCTGCAATTCCCGTTATTGGACGGTAACTGGCTGAAGGATAAAGAACTCGCCAAGCGTCTCGCACAAACGGAACAAAAGCTCTCCAATTTCTCTGCCGGAACGGACCTGAAAGCCTATCACGCTGAGAAAAATGAAATCATCAAGGTATATAAAGACGTCCTTCGATCCCTGAAATCCGAATCGAACCAGGCCTATCTGCAAAAAGAATACCCGGATCAACCGAAACTTTCCATGCTGCTGGAGCGCAGCCTCAGTGATCGAATTCGTGTAGCGAGGGAATATGTCGATCTTTCAATCCGCGCAATGACTGACATGAATGAAGGCAAGTATGAGACGTTTATGGATTCCATGGAGTGGCGTGATCAGGCGATGCACGACAATCTCATGTGGCTTGCAACCGAAGTCTATCCAAACGAAAAATTTATTGTATGGGGTCATAATGATCACATCAGAAAGGCGCACAGCGAAGTCATGGGCTCGCCCTATCCCGTAACCATGATGGGAGAAAAACTTTCGGAAGAACTAAAAAAATCCAGTTATGTTCTGGGATTATATGCATCGAGTGGTCAAACGGCCGATAATGCCGGCGGACTTCATGACGTTGAGCCAGCAGAACCTGGTTCCATTGAAGGCATTATGTCTGCAACGAATACACCTTATAGCTTCCTGGATCTTCGATATCAGAACAGAGAGACAGGGAACTCCTGGATGTTCGAACCACGATTTGCATACAGCTGGGGCATGATCCCTGAGAGCTTGGTCCCGCGCGATCAGTATGACGGCATTTTAATGATCGACAACGTTCATCCACCGCAATATATCCGCTCCTCCTCATCAACCCCTTAG
- a CDS encoding GNAT family N-acetyltransferase, whose product MITIKEIELQDLPALSKLYNELMGTPTHEQQMQKMFRYIQQNGHYHVLGAFYNGELAGSVMGIECMDLVGQCKPFMVVENVIVSDLVRRQGIGQKLMLQIERIARDLGCEYMILVSGDQRKEAHLFYEKLGFKDEKVQGYRKHFN is encoded by the coding sequence ATGATTACAATTAAAGAAATTGAACTTCAGGATTTGCCAGCTTTAAGCAAATTGTACAATGAGTTGATGGGGACCCCTACTCATGAGCAGCAGATGCAAAAAATGTTTCGGTACATACAGCAGAATGGTCATTATCATGTGCTTGGTGCATTTTACAATGGCGAGCTGGCCGGATCTGTCATGGGGATCGAATGTATGGACCTCGTGGGTCAATGCAAGCCCTTCATGGTAGTGGAGAATGTAATCGTATCGGATCTGGTACGGAGGCAGGGGATCGGTCAGAAGCTGATGCTCCAGATTGAACGGATTGCGAGGGATCTGGGGTGTGAGTATATGATTCTGGTATCTGGCGATCAGCGCAAGGAAGCACATCTTTTTTATGAAAAGCTTGGATTCAAGGATGAAAAGGTTCAAGGGTACCGGAAGCATTTTAACTGA
- a CDS encoding GNAT family N-acetyltransferase: MSQGTLNLSNAEDSAYVRNQLIAYNAAHLSEDLKHRYEELNFNIKNEAGDIVAGVLSTLCWNWLELDILWLDEEQRHQGHGSRLIHEVERIAREKCCDFIMLNTFSFQAPDFYRKHGYRLMTTIENAPTGHRHYYFKKDLT; encoded by the coding sequence ATGTCCCAAGGTACGTTGAATTTAAGTAATGCGGAAGATTCAGCCTATGTACGTAATCAATTGATTGCATATAATGCGGCTCATCTGAGCGAGGATCTGAAGCATCGGTATGAGGAATTGAATTTTAATATCAAAAACGAGGCAGGGGATATCGTTGCCGGCGTCCTCAGCACACTGTGCTGGAACTGGCTGGAGCTTGATATCCTCTGGCTAGATGAGGAGCAGAGACACCAAGGTCATGGTTCCCGATTAATACATGAAGTCGAACGCATTGCGCGTGAGAAATGCTGTGATTTTATCATGCTGAATACCTTTTCGTTCCAAGCACCGGATTTTTACAGGAAACATGGATACCGATTGATGACTACCATTGAGAATGCGCCAACAGGGCATCGTCATTATTACTTTAAGAAGGATCTAACGTAG